Proteins encoded by one window of Lathyrus oleraceus cultivar Zhongwan6 chromosome 1, CAAS_Psat_ZW6_1.0, whole genome shotgun sequence:
- the LOC127115867 gene encoding serine/threonine-protein phosphatase 7 long form homolog codes for MNYSRCPRHCITQYRNLLDHLRPADFIWRPYLNMDHEHQINPEDAAVWTTCTPIIRFTTVELHNTDRVKLQFGMVQNIPDPLASLGEWHMRKVNDQWNYNPWQTFARSECRKWKHRHDHVLTDAVMPNEVKPSRTYMAWYRSVGFQFIADDMYLYDPRQTSYTQEGSTSNPQQHSQPGYSQPPIRQTFRSTNTQTYNQNMPFTQPQNQEHPPYHHQQMDHQPSTEHRFAPTPSPYQSRLTQNTNRPITYRSQEPQTS; via the exons atgaattacagcagatgtccgagacactgtattactcaatatcgcaacctgttggatcaccttcgaccggcagac ttcatttggcgtccataccttaatatggatcatgagcatcagatcaaccctgaagacgcagccgtatggacaacatgcacaccgataatacggttcacaacagtggagctgcacaacaccgaccgtgtgaagctgcagtttggtatggtccagaatatcccagatcccctagctagcctaggagaatggcatatgcgtaaagtgaacgaccaatggaactacaacccttggcaaaccttcgcaagatcagagtgtcgcaagtggaagcaccgtcatgaccatgtcttaactgacgcagtcatgccaaatgaggtaaaaccaagtcgtacttatatggcttggtatagatcagttggatttcaattcatcgccgatgatatgtacctctacgacccacgccagacaagttacacacaagaaggatcaacatctaacccccaacaacattctcagcccggttactcacaaccacctatccgacaaactttccgttccacaaacacacaaacatacaaccaaaacatgccattcacccaaccccaaaaccaagaacatcccccataccaccaccaacaaatggaccatcaaccttcgaccgaacatcgcttcgcacccacaccatcaccctaccaaagtcgccttacccaaaacactaaccgccccatcacctaccgtagccaagaaccccaaacatcataa
- the LOC127079830 gene encoding transcription factor TCP24 isoform X2: protein MEDEIQACKFPRLGNVVNNLSNSSIKSLGSGRRKNVGGIIGSDFQRSWQERQQEEENSSRIVRVSRGSGGKDRHSKVMTSKGLRDRRVRLSVTTAIQFYDLQDRLGYDQPSKAVDWLIKAASDSISELPSLNNAFAQIDVDAKSDEKNIQPDFEFDDERLNKNLCLSKSACSSTSETSKENESSIAQHQHQHQHQHHQNMSHTASFTELLTGGIGSSNNGSIHDNQIPHGGFSGHSPFNSENENQSDMIQLQHFPFMSEQHLMQPSVVNSSSSSSSHHQHQNGSHDNYNLNFTISSSGLVGYNRGTLQSNSLLPHFQRFSTMDHGSSTTTSSSNNLPSFFTGAPVPPPPVAAATPTMDQQLHFSPLFDARLQLFYRDGTGSQHSDQKNNKCNKN from the coding sequence ATGGAGGATGAGATTCAAGCATGTAAGTTTCCGAGACTCGGAAATGTTGTAAACAACTTAAGCAATTCAAGCATCAAGAGTTTAGGTTCTGGTAGAAGGAAGAATGTTGGAGGAATTATTGGAAGTGATTTTCAGAGAAGTTGGCAGGAGCGGCAGCAGGAGGAAGAGAACTCTTCGAGAATCGTTAGAGTGTCGAGAGGCTCCGGTGGAAAAGATAGACACAGCAAAGTGATGACTTCGAAGGGTTTACGAGATAGAAGAGTTAGGCTATCGGTTACGACGGCTATTCAGTTCTATGATCTTCAAGATAGACTTGGTTATGATCAACCGAGTAAAGCGGTTGATTGGTTAATCAAAGCCGCTTCGGATTCTATCTCGGAGCTACCTTCTCTCAATAACGCGTTCGCTCAAATTGATGTTGATGCGAAGAGCGATGAGAAAAACATACAACCAGATTTtgagtttgatgatgaaagacTGAACAAGAATCTTTGTTTGTCTAAGTCTGCTTGTAGCAGTACTTCTGAGACGAGTAAAGAAAATGAGTCTAGCATTGCACAACATCAACATCAGCATCAGCATCAACATCATCAAAACATGTCTCATACAGCTTCGTTTACTGAGTTACTCACCGGTGGAATTGGTAGTAGTAACAATGGATCAATTCATGATAACCAGATTCCTCATGGTGGTTTCTCAGGACATTCACCATTCAATAGTGAAAATGAAAACCAGTCAGATATGATTCAGCTGCAGCATTTTCCATTTATGTCTGAGCAACATCTCATGCAACCATCCGTGGTGAATTCATCTTCATCGTCATCTTctcatcatcaacatcaaaaTGGGAGTCATGACAATTACAATCTCAACTTCACGATATCTTCTTCGGGCCTTGTTGGTTACAATAGGGGGACCCTTCAGTCCAATTCACTTTTGCCTCATTTCCAGAGGTTCTCAACCATGGATCATGGATCATCGACAACAACGTCATCGTCCAATAATCTACCTAGTTTCTTCACAGGAGCACCTGTTCCTCCTCCTCCTGTTGCTGCTGCTACTCCAACCATGGATCAACAACTTCATTTCTCACCTCTCTTTGACGCTCGTTTGCAACTTTTCTACCGCGATGGAACTGGAAGCCAGCATTCAGATCAGAAGAACAACAAATGCAATAAGAATTGA
- the LOC127079830 gene encoding transcription factor TCP24 isoform X1 gives MKSVLENSTIFQITHEKVFLFLRHDCEMEDEIQACKFPRLGNVVNNLSNSSIKSLGSGRRKNVGGIIGSDFQRSWQERQQEEENSSRIVRVSRGSGGKDRHSKVMTSKGLRDRRVRLSVTTAIQFYDLQDRLGYDQPSKAVDWLIKAASDSISELPSLNNAFAQIDVDAKSDEKNIQPDFEFDDERLNKNLCLSKSACSSTSETSKENESSIAQHQHQHQHQHHQNMSHTASFTELLTGGIGSSNNGSIHDNQIPHGGFSGHSPFNSENENQSDMIQLQHFPFMSEQHLMQPSVVNSSSSSSSHHQHQNGSHDNYNLNFTISSSGLVGYNRGTLQSNSLLPHFQRFSTMDHGSSTTTSSSNNLPSFFTGAPVPPPPVAAATPTMDQQLHFSPLFDARLQLFYRDGTGSQHSDQKNNKCNKN, from the exons ATGAAGAGTGTTTTGGAAAATTCAACCATTTTTCAAATAACACATGAAAAG GTGTTTCTCTTTCTAAGGCATGATTGTGAAATGGAGGATGAGATTCAAGCATGTAAGTTTCCGAGACTCGGAAATGTTGTAAACAACTTAAGCAATTCAAGCATCAAGAGTTTAGGTTCTGGTAGAAGGAAGAATGTTGGAGGAATTATTGGAAGTGATTTTCAGAGAAGTTGGCAGGAGCGGCAGCAGGAGGAAGAGAACTCTTCGAGAATCGTTAGAGTGTCGAGAGGCTCCGGTGGAAAAGATAGACACAGCAAAGTGATGACTTCGAAGGGTTTACGAGATAGAAGAGTTAGGCTATCGGTTACGACGGCTATTCAGTTCTATGATCTTCAAGATAGACTTGGTTATGATCAACCGAGTAAAGCGGTTGATTGGTTAATCAAAGCCGCTTCGGATTCTATCTCGGAGCTACCTTCTCTCAATAACGCGTTCGCTCAAATTGATGTTGATGCGAAGAGCGATGAGAAAAACATACAACCAGATTTtgagtttgatgatgaaagacTGAACAAGAATCTTTGTTTGTCTAAGTCTGCTTGTAGCAGTACTTCTGAGACGAGTAAAGAAAATGAGTCTAGCATTGCACAACATCAACATCAGCATCAGCATCAACATCATCAAAACATGTCTCATACAGCTTCGTTTACTGAGTTACTCACCGGTGGAATTGGTAGTAGTAACAATGGATCAATTCATGATAACCAGATTCCTCATGGTGGTTTCTCAGGACATTCACCATTCAATAGTGAAAATGAAAACCAGTCAGATATGATTCAGCTGCAGCATTTTCCATTTATGTCTGAGCAACATCTCATGCAACCATCCGTGGTGAATTCATCTTCATCGTCATCTTctcatcatcaacatcaaaaTGGGAGTCATGACAATTACAATCTCAACTTCACGATATCTTCTTCGGGCCTTGTTGGTTACAATAGGGGGACCCTTCAGTCCAATTCACTTTTGCCTCATTTCCAGAGGTTCTCAACCATGGATCATGGATCATCGACAACAACGTCATCGTCCAATAATCTACCTAGTTTCTTCACAGGAGCACCTGTTCCTCCTCCTCCTGTTGCTGCTGCTACTCCAACCATGGATCAACAACTTCATTTCTCACCTCTCTTTGACGCTCGTTTGCAACTTTTCTACCGCGATGGAACTGGAAGCCAGCATTCAGATCAGAAGAACAACAAATGCAATAAGAATTGA